The Hymenobacter sp. 5317J-9 genome has a window encoding:
- a CDS encoding GH3 auxin-responsive promoter family protein: MLDQLLAHAVQWSSLPRLARVREQPDALQARLLTHLLSRAKATEWGRRYGFREQLSAAEFGRRVPVSTYEQLYPELEKVLRGAPDVLWPGRPQWFAKSSGTTNARSKFIPVTTESLHECHYRAGRDMLALSTHFYPRERLLAGKTLSLGGAHAANPFRPQEPASRAGDVSAVIMQQLPWWAEQLRTPPLRLALLDEWEEKIERIARHVLRQDVRTLAGVPTWMVVLLRRVVALAGADNITEVWPQLRLFLHGAVAFGPYRELFRQLIPDARMRYLEIYNASEGYFALQDQPDSEDLLLLLDHGIYYEFLPADQWDAPDPRPVPLAQVELHRPYALVISTNAGLWRYLVGDTVRFTSLAPYRVRITGRTKHFLNAFGEEVVIENAEAAVAAASQATGAAVRDFTVAPVWFAADNATSRGGHEWAVEFATGPARPDLARFGAVLDATLCELNSDYAAKRHRSLALAPPQLRAVPAGTFEAWLASQGKLGGQHKVPRLLNTRDVLEAVLHTAGATAKPGR; encoded by the coding sequence ATGCTCGACCAGCTACTCGCCCACGCCGTTCAATGGAGCAGCCTGCCCCGGCTGGCCCGCGTGCGCGAGCAGCCCGACGCCCTGCAGGCCCGGCTGCTGACGCACCTGCTGAGCCGGGCCAAAGCCACCGAGTGGGGCCGGCGCTACGGCTTTCGGGAGCAATTATCGGCCGCCGAGTTTGGCCGCCGGGTGCCGGTGAGCACTTACGAGCAGCTGTATCCCGAGCTGGAAAAAGTGCTGCGCGGCGCCCCCGACGTGCTGTGGCCTGGCCGCCCGCAGTGGTTTGCCAAAAGCAGCGGCACCACCAACGCCCGCAGTAAGTTCATCCCCGTCACCACGGAGTCGCTGCACGAGTGCCACTACCGCGCCGGCCGCGACATGCTGGCCCTGAGCACCCACTTCTACCCTCGGGAGCGGCTGCTGGCCGGCAAAACGCTCTCGCTGGGCGGGGCCCACGCCGCCAACCCATTCCGGCCGCAGGAGCCCGCCTCGCGGGCCGGCGACGTGTCGGCCGTCATCATGCAGCAGCTGCCGTGGTGGGCCGAGCAGCTGCGCACCCCGCCGCTGCGCCTGGCTCTGCTGGACGAGTGGGAAGAGAAAATCGAGCGCATTGCCCGGCACGTGCTCCGGCAGGACGTGCGCACCCTGGCCGGCGTGCCCACCTGGATGGTGGTGCTGCTGCGCCGCGTGGTGGCCCTGGCCGGCGCCGACAACATCACCGAGGTGTGGCCGCAGCTGCGGCTGTTTTTGCACGGTGCCGTGGCGTTTGGGCCTTACCGCGAGCTGTTTCGGCAGCTGATTCCCGATGCGCGCATGCGCTACCTCGAAATCTACAACGCTTCCGAAGGCTACTTCGCCCTGCAGGACCAGCCCGACAGCGAGGACCTGCTGTTGCTGCTCGACCACGGCATCTACTACGAGTTCCTGCCCGCCGACCAATGGGACGCCCCCGACCCGCGCCCCGTGCCGCTGGCTCAGGTCGAGTTGCATCGGCCCTACGCCCTGGTCATCAGCACCAATGCCGGCCTGTGGCGCTACCTCGTGGGCGACACCGTGCGCTTCACCTCGCTGGCGCCCTACCGGGTGCGCATCACCGGACGCACCAAGCATTTTCTCAATGCATTTGGCGAAGAAGTCGTTATCGAGAACGCCGAGGCGGCTGTGGCCGCCGCCAGCCAGGCCACCGGCGCCGCCGTGCGCGATTTTACCGTGGCCCCGGTCTGGTTTGCGGCCGATAATGCCACTTCGCGCGGTGGGCACGAATGGGCCGTGGAGTTTGCCACCGGCCCCGCCCGGCCCGACCTGGCCCGCTTCGGGGCCGTGCTCGACGCCACGCTGTGCGAACTCAATTCCGACTACGCCGCCAAGCGCCACCGCAGCCTGGCCTTGGCCCCGCCGCAGCTGCGGGCCGTGCCCGCCGGCACCTTCGA
- the lptB gene encoding LPS export ABC transporter ATP-binding protein: MILRADHLIKKYKARTVVNDMSVTVEQGEIVGLLGPNGAGKTTCFYMMVGMVKPNAGRIFLDDTEITTMPIYQRARLGVGYLAQEASVFRDLSVEENIMAVLEMTKLKKEARQAKVEELLEEFSLGHVRKNLGKVLSGGERRRTEIARALAVDPKFVLLDEPFAGVDPIATEEIQGIVAKLKHRGIGVLITDHDVNATLNIVDRAYLLFEGKLLKAGTAEELASDETVRRVYLGKNFELKRTF; this comes from the coding sequence ATGATTCTTCGCGCCGACCACCTCATCAAAAAATACAAAGCCCGTACCGTCGTCAACGACATGTCGGTGACCGTGGAGCAGGGCGAAATCGTGGGCCTGCTCGGGCCCAACGGCGCTGGCAAAACCACCTGCTTCTACATGATGGTGGGCATGGTGAAGCCCAACGCCGGCCGCATTTTCCTCGACGACACCGAAATCACGACCATGCCCATCTACCAGCGGGCCCGGCTCGGCGTGGGCTATTTGGCCCAGGAAGCCAGCGTGTTCCGCGACCTGAGCGTGGAGGAAAACATCATGGCCGTGCTCGAAATGACCAAGCTCAAAAAGGAAGCCCGCCAGGCCAAGGTTGAGGAGCTGCTCGAAGAGTTTAGCCTCGGGCACGTGCGCAAAAACCTGGGCAAGGTGCTGAGCGGCGGCGAGCGCCGCCGCACCGAAATCGCCCGGGCGCTGGCCGTCGACCCTAAGTTTGTGCTGCTCGACGAGCCGTTTGCGGGCGTCGACCCTATTGCCACCGAAGAAATCCAGGGCATTGTGGCCAAGCTCAAGCACCGCGGCATCGGCGTGCTCATCACCGACCACGACGTGAACGCCACCCTCAACATCGTGGACCGCGCCTACCTGCTCTTCGAAGGCAAGCTGCTGAAAGCCGGCACCGCCGAAGAGCTGGCCAGCGACGAAACCGTGCGCCGCGTGTACCTGGGCAAGAATTTCGAGCTCAAGCGCACGTTTTAA
- a CDS encoding outer membrane protein transport protein — protein sequence MTVKTLLLAGGALLASASAASASGFQVNLGGQKNIGMGGVGVGLSLDQAAMFYNPGALAMVRDNGVQVGVNAALARISFRSENDGGQRTLQNSVVTPFNFYAGFGPKDAKYKFGVAVYTPYGNKVKYADGWEGRYALTEIDLKAVYVQPTFSYAITPQLSVGAGLMILAYGSVNLQKDLPLPTGAGHIELDGKAKTQFGYNAGVFFKPSDKLGVGVSYRSQIDAKVENGKITYTGLPTGASAGVVNPSFTANQFAATLPLPAVASIGIGINPTDKLTLGVDAALTFWSKYRTLDFAFSSDNGGTGVVGGKPTSTSVRNYQDALAFRVGGQYMVSDKLAVRAGASYDFSAVRDGYVTPETPDADRAIGTLGLSYQVTEKLGVDASFLFEALVKRTQTQQDLQNLGTTDRVAGTFRTNAYIPGIGLHYKF from the coding sequence ATGACGGTAAAAACACTACTCCTCGCAGGAGGTGCGCTGCTTGCCAGTGCGTCGGCGGCGTCGGCCAGCGGCTTTCAGGTGAACCTGGGCGGACAGAAAAATATCGGCATGGGCGGCGTCGGCGTGGGCTTGTCGCTCGACCAGGCGGCCATGTTCTACAACCCCGGCGCCCTGGCCATGGTGCGCGACAACGGTGTGCAAGTGGGCGTGAACGCCGCCCTGGCCCGCATCAGCTTCCGCAGCGAAAACGACGGCGGCCAGCGCACCCTGCAAAACAGCGTGGTGACGCCCTTTAACTTCTACGCCGGCTTCGGCCCGAAGGACGCCAAATACAAGTTCGGCGTGGCCGTGTACACGCCCTACGGCAACAAAGTGAAGTACGCCGACGGCTGGGAAGGCCGCTACGCCCTCACCGAAATCGACCTGAAGGCGGTGTACGTGCAACCCACCTTCTCCTACGCCATCACGCCGCAGCTGAGCGTGGGCGCCGGCCTGATGATTCTGGCGTACGGCTCGGTGAACCTGCAGAAGGACCTGCCCCTGCCCACCGGCGCCGGCCACATCGAGCTCGATGGCAAGGCCAAGACGCAGTTTGGCTACAACGCCGGCGTCTTCTTCAAGCCCTCCGACAAGCTGGGCGTGGGCGTGAGCTACCGCTCGCAAATTGACGCCAAGGTTGAAAACGGCAAAATCACCTACACTGGTCTGCCCACGGGCGCCAGCGCTGGCGTTGTGAATCCTTCGTTCACGGCCAACCAGTTTGCCGCCACGCTGCCCCTGCCGGCCGTGGCCAGCATTGGCATCGGCATCAACCCCACCGACAAGCTGACCCTGGGCGTAGACGCCGCCCTGACGTTCTGGAGCAAGTACCGCACCCTCGATTTCGCCTTTAGCAGCGACAACGGCGGAACGGGCGTGGTAGGTGGCAAGCCCACCAGCACTTCCGTGCGCAACTACCAGGATGCCCTGGCCTTCCGCGTGGGCGGCCAATACATGGTGAGCGACAAGCTGGCCGTGCGCGCCGGCGCATCGTACGACTTCTCGGCCGTGCGCGACGGGTACGTGACCCCCGAAACGCCCGATGCTGACCGTGCCATTGGCACGCTGGGCCTCTCCTACCAGGTGACGGAAAAACTGGGCGTAGACGCCTCGTTCCTGTTCGAAGCCCTGGTGAAGCGCACCCAGACCCAGCAGGACCTGCAGAACCTGGGCACCACCGACCGCGTGGCCGGCACCTTCCGCACCAACGCCTACATTCCCGGCATCGGCCTGCACTACAAGTTTTAA
- a CDS encoding SGNH/GDSL hydrolase family protein — translation MKLYIKRSAPVLGLLGLGLAGCQPDIDAPNMSPGSADFSSYVAVGNSLTSGYSDGGLYNEAQATSYPAILAQQFAKTGKGPAAFVQPSFSAARKDGSGFVKLLVVNGALTPVAPSPGPPPGGNNFLGEQVAYTNNTLPAPPLGSGQPELEAYTGGQPDNLGVPGISVLSADRTAASTGSAALDAATRATAGAYGNVNPFFQRILPAADRGTKDYVTYIGQKNATFYTCWMGNNDVLTYATGGGVSNLAANPFSGLTDSTSFGRGYRNIVNTISKGGTVKGVCANIPNVANIPYFTTVTVGAVLAAYKAANPAIANIYVTARTSATTTATAARVATATDLLTLTAQSYIAANPGVGASPLAPIPSQYVLDPIEQTEVLNRTTQLNNIIAKTARQYKAGLADMNSFFNDIVARGVVTNAVSNSATFASGNLFSLDGVHPTPRGYAVVANEFIRVINVTYGASVPTVNPNDYRGVLFPL, via the coding sequence ATGAAATTGTATATCAAACGTTCGGCACCGGTACTGGGCTTGTTGGGCCTGGGTCTGGCGGGCTGCCAGCCCGACATTGACGCCCCCAACATGAGCCCGGGTTCGGCGGATTTTTCCAGCTACGTAGCCGTGGGCAACTCCCTCACCTCGGGCTACTCCGACGGCGGCCTCTACAACGAGGCCCAGGCCACGTCGTATCCCGCCATTCTGGCCCAGCAATTTGCCAAAACCGGCAAGGGCCCGGCCGCCTTCGTGCAGCCCAGTTTCTCGGCCGCCCGCAAGGACGGCTCGGGCTTTGTGAAGCTGCTGGTGGTGAACGGCGCGCTGACGCCAGTAGCCCCGTCGCCCGGCCCGCCCCCCGGCGGCAACAACTTCCTGGGCGAGCAAGTGGCCTACACCAACAACACCCTGCCCGCCCCGCCTTTGGGTTCGGGCCAGCCCGAGCTGGAAGCCTACACCGGCGGCCAGCCCGACAACCTGGGCGTGCCCGGCATTTCGGTGCTGAGCGCCGACCGCACGGCCGCCTCCACGGGCTCAGCCGCGCTGGACGCGGCCACCCGCGCCACGGCCGGGGCCTACGGCAACGTGAACCCCTTCTTCCAACGCATTCTGCCCGCGGCCGACCGCGGCACCAAGGACTACGTGACATACATCGGGCAGAAGAACGCCACGTTCTACACCTGCTGGATGGGCAACAACGACGTGCTGACCTACGCCACCGGCGGCGGCGTCAGCAACCTGGCGGCCAACCCCTTCAGCGGCCTAACGGATTCCACCAGTTTCGGTCGGGGCTATCGCAACATCGTGAACACCATCTCGAAGGGTGGCACGGTGAAGGGCGTGTGCGCCAACATTCCGAACGTGGCCAACATCCCGTACTTCACCACCGTGACGGTGGGTGCGGTGCTGGCTGCTTATAAAGCCGCTAACCCGGCCATTGCCAACATTTACGTAACGGCGCGCACCTCGGCCACCACCACGGCCACGGCGGCCCGCGTGGCCACCGCCACCGACCTGCTGACGCTGACGGCCCAGTCCTACATCGCCGCCAACCCCGGCGTCGGTGCCTCGCCGCTGGCTCCCATTCCCAGCCAGTACGTCCTCGACCCCATCGAGCAAACCGAAGTATTGAACCGCACCACGCAGCTGAACAACATCATCGCCAAGACGGCCCGCCAGTACAAGGCCGGCCTGGCCGACATGAACTCGTTCTTCAACGACATCGTGGCTCGTGGCGTGGTGACCAACGCCGTGAGCAACTCGGCTACTTTCGCCTCCGGCAACCTCTTCAGCCTCGACGGCGTGCACCCCACGCCCCGCGGCTACGCGGTGGTGGCCAACGAGTTCATCCGCGTCATCAACGTTACCTACGGCGCTTCGGTGCCCACGGTAAACCCGAACGACTACCGCGGCGTGCTGTTCCCGCTCTAG
- a CDS encoding YpdA family putative bacillithiol disulfide reductase has protein sequence MLDVLIIGAGPVGLACALEAQRKGLRVAIVEKGALVNSIIGYPTNMEFFSTPELLEIGGYPFPTAHYKPLREDALDYYQRVARSEKLDLRLYERVLSLRGEQGNFTVTTDKGEIQTRNVIVATGFYDLPNPLDVPGEDLPHVKHYYKEPYEHVGQHVVVIGAKNSSAKAALQLTRAGAQVTLIVRGPEVSNSVKYWIRPDLVNRIAEGRITAHFNTCVTAITPEAVEVRTPNGPLTIPAQFVYALTGYHPDEALLGRLGVEPDPQDEARAPLFDPATHETTQPGVFVAGTVCGGRATSRWFIENGRHHAQLIAAHLAGHVPSAA, from the coding sequence ATGCTCGACGTTCTCATCATCGGGGCCGGCCCCGTGGGCCTGGCCTGCGCCCTCGAAGCCCAGCGCAAAGGCCTTCGCGTGGCCATTGTGGAAAAGGGCGCGCTGGTCAATTCCATCATTGGCTACCCCACCAACATGGAATTCTTTTCCACCCCCGAACTGCTCGAAATCGGCGGTTATCCCTTTCCCACGGCGCACTACAAGCCCTTGCGCGAAGACGCGCTCGACTATTACCAGCGCGTGGCCCGCTCCGAAAAGCTGGACTTGCGCCTCTACGAACGGGTGCTGAGCCTGCGCGGCGAGCAAGGCAATTTCACGGTGACCACCGACAAGGGCGAAATTCAGACCCGCAACGTCATCGTGGCCACGGGCTTCTACGACCTGCCCAATCCGCTCGACGTGCCCGGCGAAGACCTGCCCCACGTGAAGCACTACTACAAAGAGCCGTACGAGCACGTGGGCCAGCACGTCGTTGTTATCGGGGCCAAAAATTCCTCCGCCAAAGCCGCCCTGCAGCTCACGCGCGCCGGGGCCCAGGTCACGCTCATCGTACGTGGCCCCGAAGTCAGTAATTCGGTGAAATATTGGATTCGGCCCGACCTCGTCAACCGCATTGCCGAAGGCCGCATCACCGCGCATTTCAACACCTGCGTCACCGCCATCACGCCCGAGGCCGTGGAAGTGCGCACGCCCAACGGGCCGCTCACCATCCCGGCGCAGTTCGTGTACGCCCTCACCGGCTACCACCCCGACGAGGCCCTGCTCGGCCGCCTCGGCGTGGAGCCCGACCCCCAGGACGAGGCCCGCGCCCCGCTCTTCGACCCCGCCACCCACGAAACCACGCAGCCCGGCGTTTTCGTGGCCGGCACCGTGTGCGGCGGCCGCGCCACCAGCCGCTGGTTTATCGAGAACGGCCGGCACCACGCCCAGCTCATTGCTGCGCATCTGGCGGGGCACGTGCCTAGCGCCGCGTAG
- a CDS encoding class I SAM-dependent methyltransferase has protein sequence MRTCDLCGSTDFKKLPFYYEFEGQRLQGTQCRACDLMFLDPQPTPAQLERLYGKDYFTERPNYDRTQQDVVFIEESQKQEAINQLRPDKFTNYILAKYPSRKFRYLEVGCGPGYTLKSLEAMGWESHGLEISEHAADFARRELHLPVVTGNIETTEDFHENQFDLAYMGDVLEHLLSPSATLAKFHRILEPGGLLVLALPATLNLPTVRLGFAAYGVLGKERKMDIPPYHLFEFTPATITKMLKKQGFEVAELLNPVKPPKNIRLGGSLVEKVSKLAGQYPTYYLNKLTGRFGDRMFVVARNVK, from the coding sequence ATGCGTACCTGTGACTTGTGCGGCAGCACCGATTTTAAGAAGCTGCCTTTCTACTACGAATTTGAAGGCCAACGGCTGCAAGGCACCCAATGCCGCGCCTGCGACCTGATGTTTCTGGACCCGCAGCCCACGCCGGCGCAGCTGGAACGGCTCTACGGCAAGGACTATTTCACGGAGCGCCCCAACTACGACCGCACCCAGCAGGACGTGGTGTTCATTGAGGAAAGCCAGAAGCAGGAAGCCATAAACCAGCTCCGGCCCGACAAGTTCACCAATTACATTCTGGCCAAGTACCCCAGCCGCAAATTCCGCTACCTGGAAGTGGGCTGCGGCCCCGGCTACACCCTCAAAAGCCTGGAGGCCATGGGCTGGGAAAGCCACGGCCTCGAAATATCGGAGCACGCGGCCGACTTCGCCCGCCGCGAGCTGCACCTGCCCGTGGTGACGGGCAACATCGAAACCACCGAAGACTTCCACGAGAACCAGTTCGACCTCGCCTACATGGGCGACGTGCTGGAGCACCTGCTTTCGCCCAGCGCCACGCTGGCCAAGTTTCACCGCATTCTGGAGCCGGGCGGGCTGCTGGTGCTGGCCCTGCCGGCCACGCTCAACCTGCCCACCGTGCGCCTCGGCTTTGCCGCTTATGGCGTGCTCGGCAAGGAACGCAAGATGGACATTCCGCCCTACCACTTGTTCGAATTTACGCCGGCCACCATCACCAAAATGCTCAAAAAGCAGGGCTTCGAAGTGGCAGAGCTACTGAACCCGGTGAAGCCGCCGAAGAACATCCGGCTGGGCGGCAGCCTGGTGGAGAAGGTGAGCAAGCTGGCCGGCCAGTACCCCACGTACTATCTCAACAAGCTGACCGGACGGTTCGGCGACCGGATGTTTGTGGTGGCGCGGAACGTGAAGTAG
- the htpG gene encoding molecular chaperone HtpG, giving the protein MQETGSISIHTENIFPIIKKFLYSDHEIFLRELVSNAVDATQKLKSLAQLGEYQGDLGELKVRVTVDKEARKITISDHGLGMTAEEIKKYINQIAFSGATEFVEQYKEKDANTKDQIIGQFGLGFYSAFMVAKEVEIWSKSYKDDTLTAHWTCDGSTEFTLDEPTGEHAKAERGTDVVLHVAEDSDEFLEEARLRTILTKYCKFLPIPIEFEGEVINQTTPIWTKQPSELTDEDYKKFYQELYPMSMDEPLFWIHLNVDYPFNLTGILYFPKVKDELQFQRNKIQLYSRQVFITDEVKDVVPEFLMLLHGVIDSPDIPLNVSRSFLQADAAVKKINTYITKKVADKLSSLFKQDRAGYEEKWSDIGLFVKYGMLSDDKFYDKAKDFVLLKNVDGKLFTLNEYTEHIQANQKDKNDNTVVLYTNDAEHQHSFVAAAQERGYDVLNFDQVLDPHFVGLLEQKLEKTSFKRVDADTVSKLIEKDDNTESVLTEDDQKKLEETYTTAIANPAMHVKVVALSPQDAPVVITQNEFMRRMKDMQRTGGGGGMQMFGAFPESYDVTVNANHPLTQKVLADGGDKLAKQAFDLALLSQGLLKGEALTQFVKRSTELL; this is encoded by the coding sequence ATGCAAGAAACCGGCTCCATCTCCATCCACACCGAGAACATCTTCCCCATCATCAAGAAGTTCTTGTATTCCGACCACGAGATTTTCCTGCGGGAACTGGTCTCGAACGCCGTCGACGCCACCCAAAAGCTGAAAAGCCTGGCCCAGCTGGGTGAGTACCAGGGCGACCTGGGCGAGCTGAAAGTGCGCGTGACCGTGGACAAAGAAGCCCGCAAAATCACGATTTCTGACCACGGCCTGGGCATGACGGCCGAGGAAATCAAGAAGTACATCAACCAGATTGCCTTCTCTGGCGCCACCGAGTTTGTGGAGCAGTACAAGGAGAAGGACGCCAACACCAAAGACCAGATTATCGGTCAGTTCGGCCTGGGCTTCTACTCGGCCTTCATGGTGGCTAAAGAGGTAGAAATCTGGTCGAAGTCGTACAAAGACGACACCCTGACGGCCCACTGGACCTGCGACGGCAGCACCGAATTCACCCTCGACGAGCCCACCGGCGAGCACGCCAAAGCCGAGCGCGGAACCGACGTGGTGCTGCACGTGGCCGAAGACTCCGACGAATTCCTGGAGGAAGCCCGCCTGCGCACCATCCTCACCAAGTACTGCAAGTTCCTGCCCATTCCAATTGAGTTCGAGGGCGAGGTCATCAACCAGACCACGCCCATCTGGACCAAGCAGCCCTCGGAGCTGACCGACGAGGACTACAAGAAATTCTACCAGGAGCTGTATCCCATGAGCATGGACGAGCCCCTGTTCTGGATTCACCTCAACGTGGACTACCCGTTCAACCTCACGGGTATTCTGTACTTCCCGAAGGTGAAGGACGAGCTGCAGTTCCAGCGCAACAAGATTCAGCTTTACTCGCGGCAGGTGTTCATCACCGACGAGGTGAAGGACGTGGTGCCCGAGTTCCTGATGCTGCTGCACGGCGTGATTGACTCGCCCGACATCCCGCTGAACGTGAGCCGTAGCTTCCTGCAGGCCGATGCGGCGGTGAAGAAAATCAACACCTACATCACCAAGAAGGTGGCCGACAAGCTGAGCAGCCTGTTTAAGCAGGACCGCGCCGGCTACGAGGAAAAATGGTCCGACATCGGCCTGTTTGTGAAGTACGGCATGCTGTCGGACGACAAGTTTTACGACAAGGCCAAAGACTTCGTGCTGCTCAAGAACGTGGACGGCAAGCTGTTCACGCTGAACGAGTACACCGAGCACATCCAGGCCAACCAGAAGGACAAGAACGACAACACGGTGGTGCTCTACACCAACGACGCCGAACACCAGCACAGCTTCGTGGCTGCCGCCCAGGAGCGGGGCTACGACGTGCTGAATTTCGACCAGGTGCTCGACCCGCATTTCGTAGGCCTGCTGGAGCAGAAGCTGGAAAAAACCAGCTTCAAGCGCGTCGACGCCGACACGGTGAGCAAACTCATCGAGAAGGACGACAACACCGAAAGCGTGTTGACCGAGGACGACCAGAAAAAGCTGGAGGAAACCTACACCACCGCCATTGCCAATCCGGCCATGCACGTGAAAGTAGTGGCCCTCTCGCCCCAGGATGCGCCCGTGGTCATCACCCAAAACGAGTTCATGCGCCGCATGAAGGACATGCAGCGCACCGGCGGCGGGGGCGGCATGCAGATGTTCGGCGCCTTCCCCGAGTCGTACGACGTGACCGTGAACGCCAACCACCCGCTCACCCAGAAAGTGCTGGCCGACGGCGGCGACAAGCTGGCCAAGCAAGCCTTCGACCTGGCCCTGCTCTCGCAAGGCCTGCTGAAAGGCGAGGCGCTGACGCAGTTTGTGAAGCGTAGCACGGAGCTGCTGTAG